From Halomarina ordinaria:
GAGCGACGAGGAGATAACCGTCTTCGACAGCGGCGGGACCGGCATCGAGACGGTCGCCGCGGCGTACCTGCTCTACCGGAAGGCCGAGGAGGAAGGCCTCGGCGAGCCCATCGACTTCGCGCCGGGGAGTCAGGCGCTGACCGGGCGGTAATCAGAGCCCGAACGCGGTCGCGAGCGGAACGCCGGCGGCCAGCGCACCGACGAGGTAGCCGCCGATGGCGCCGCCGTTGAGCAGGGGGAGGCCGGCGTGCGCCCGCCCCGCCATCACCATCCTGACGAGCACCAGCAGGCCGCAGAGCGTGCCCACCATCGCGGTGAGCGCCGGGAGGGTCAGCGCCGGGAGGCCGGGGACGCCGAGCGACGGGGTGTCGAGGAAGAACGCCGCGCTGGCGACGATGACCGTCGGGATGACGGCGTCGCCCAGGCCGATGAAGAAGGCGTCGCGCTCGGGGGCGCTCGCGGGTTCGTCGTCCCCGGTGGGACCGTCCTCGCGTCCCTCGACCGACGAGTCGCCCCCGTCGGTCGCCCCCTCGACGCGCTCGCTCCCGCTCTCCTCCAGGAAGGAGTAGTCGAGCGAGAGCGGGACGACGAGGACGACGGGGACGCGCAGGTCCATCACGCCGGAGGCGAGGGTGAGCATGTGCTCGGTGCCGTAGACGCTGACGGCGTCGTACACCGCGAGCACGGTGAGCAGGACGATGGCGGGCAACAGCCCGAAACTGATGCCGAACAGGGCGGCCCCCCCGATGCCCATCACGACGCCGGCCGCGTCGATGACGTACCACTCGGGGTGGACGAGGAGGGCGACGACGAGCAGGCCGGAGGCGACGACGGCGAGGGCGCTCGCACCGCCGACCACCGCGACGGGCGGCAGGAGGACGGAGAAGACGTAGTACGAGAGCAGGCCGCCGGAGAAGACGACCAGCAGGCGGATGAGCGCGTCGACGCCGAACTTGAACGCGGCGAGCATCACGCCCGTCGCGACGAGGATGGCACCGAGGTAGAGGAGGCTGTTCGTCGGGTCGCTCGGGTCCTCGACGGTCTGGTAGCCGGCGTCGACGAACGGCCCGACCAGCGCCACCGCCCCGACCTGTACCAGGAGGAAGATGAGTACCGTCGCGCCCGCGGCGACGGCGGCCCGTCTGTTCATACACGATGCGAGGGAGAGGTGTCGTTTGTGCGTTGTGTTTCCCCGTCCCCTCCAGTGCGCTCCGCCCCCGTCAGCGGGTGTACAGCGCGTCGCCGAGCAGCAACGCCGGCGTGACGTCCGACTCGGGGGTGACGGCGACGTAGGGCCGCGAGACCGGGCCGAACACGTCGACGACGCGGCCGACGCTGTCGAGGTTCTCGTCGAGGACGCCGGCGCCGATGCCGGGGTGAGAGTCGTCCGGCGACCGGACGACGAGCAGTCCCTGCGCGGTCCGGACCACCTCGCCGACGCGCTTCATGCCCGGAGGGCACCGACGTAGGCGGCGACGGCCTGCAGGAGGTCGCTCTTGCCCGCGTCGTCGGCGTTCTGGACCAGTACGCGTCCGCGGGGTTCGTACTCGCGGGAGTAGGTCTTGTTCCGCTCGATGACGGCGTCGTAGCCGACCTGTTTGACGGCGCGGGCTATCTCGTCGACCGTCGGGTCCTCGACGGCGAGTTCGAGCGAGACGCGCCGCCCCTCACTCCGGGAGCAGTTCGCGTCGAGGGCGGCGGGCCAGATGACGTTCTCGACCATGAATGCGATAGCCCGCGGGGGAGTGAACTAGCTTTCGAAGGCCACGGGGCCCGGTTCCGCGGCGCGAGCGCACGGAACGACTCGACCGACGCGGGACCGGACCGTCGGCGTCGAGGCGAGCGGGGTGAAAGCGGTCGGCGGACGGAGGTGTCGTGTTACGACCGCCGGAGCGTCAACAGCGCGCCGGCGACGAGCGCCACGGCGGCGGCAGCGACGCCGAAGCCGGGACCGAACGCGCCGGACCCGTCCTCGCCGTCGCTCTCGTTCGCGCCGGACTCGTTGGCGGTGTCGTTCGTCGCGTTCGCGTCGGTGCCGTTCGTGTCGGTGGCGTTCGCGTCACCCGCCTGCGCCATCGCCTCGGGGTGGAACGCCTCGGCGAGTTCGCCCATGGGTTGGACCACGCGCGGGCCGGCCTGGTTCATCAGGTTGGCGTCGACGGTGAGCGTCTGGTTCTCCTGGTAGGCGGTGGTGCTCTCGTAGGCCGTCCCGTTGGGGAGGGGCGCGTCGCTCGGCACCACGACCCACTCGGGGTCCTGGTCGACGACCTGTTCCTCGCTGATCTCCTGGTACCCCTCGACACCGGCCTCGGCGGCGACGTTCTGGCCGCCTGCGGCCGTGATGACGTTGTCGATGAAGGTGCCGTTGCCGGCGGTGAAGCCGTAGAACGTGTAGAGGACGGAGGGCCGGTCCTCGTCCGCGACGGCGTCCTCGATACGCTCGACCTCCTCCTGCATCTCGGTAGCCGTCTCGTCGGCGCCCTCGCACTCGCCGCTCAGTTGCCCGACGAGGCGAATCTGGTCGTAGATGCTCTCGACGCTGTTGTCGGAGGCGAACTTGTAGACGGTGACGTCCGCGTCGCGCAGTTGTTCTATCTGCTCGTCGGCGATGGCCCCCGGGGCGATGACGACGTCCGGTTCGAGCGCGACGACCTGTTCGACGTCGACGGCGCCCTCCTCGGTGGTGACGTCGGTTCGCTCCTCGGAGCCGTTCAGGTAGGCCGTGTAGGGCTGGACGGGCATCCCGACGACCTTCTCCTTCGCGCCGATGTCCCAGAGGATCTGGGCGGTGCTCGCTTGGAGCGCGACGATACGCTCGGGTTCCTCCTCGACGGTCACGTTCGCCCCGGTCGCGTCGGTGGCGCTGAGCGGGAAGGAACACTCGGTCTGGTCCTGCTGGGTCGCGCTCGCGGGGGCCGCACTCGCCGGGGCCAACCCGACGAGCAGGACCGCGAGCACGACGAAGAGCCGTGTACGCATGACGCCTCACCCTGCGACGGTATTCAATAAGTATTTGCCTAATCCAACCCGGCTTGTGATATGGGGCGCTGGGCACGTACCGTCGCGTGGTCGGTCGGGTTAGCGGCCGCGCTCTTCGCGTCCACGGTCGGCAGCGTGTTGCTCGGCTCGGTCGACCTGAGCGCGCTCGACGTGACGAAGACGATGCTCAACGCGCTCGCGGTCCCCGCCTCCGTCTCGGTGTCGCCCCGGCCCGCGACGCTCCCGCTGGTCGGCCAGACGACGTGGGTGGCCCTCGACGTGGGCTACCTCCACCCGTTCGCCTTCGAGGTGGACCGCACGACGCGCATCATCGTCGTCCAGTTGCGCCTCCCGCGTATCGCGCTGGCGGCCGTCGTCGGGTTCGCGCTGGCGGCCGCCGGCAC
This genomic window contains:
- a CDS encoding presenilin family intramembrane aspartyl protease PSH, giving the protein MNRRAAVAAGATVLIFLLVQVGAVALVGPFVDAGYQTVEDPSDPTNSLLYLGAILVATGVMLAAFKFGVDALIRLLVVFSGGLLSYYVFSVLLPPVAVVGGASALAVVASGLLVVALLVHPEWYVIDAAGVVMGIGGAALFGISFGLLPAIVLLTVLAVYDAVSVYGTEHMLTLASGVMDLRVPVVLVVPLSLDYSFLEESGSERVEGATDGGDSSVEGREDGPTGDDEPASAPERDAFFIGLGDAVIPTVIVASAAFFLDTPSLGVPGLPALTLPALTAMVGTLCGLLVLVRMVMAGRAHAGLPLLNGGAIGGYLVGALAAGVPLATAFGL
- a CDS encoding H/ACA ribonucleoprotein complex subunit GAR1, whose amino-acid sequence is MKRVGEVVRTAQGLLVVRSPDDSHPGIGAGVLDENLDSVGRVVDVFGPVSRPYVAVTPESDVTPALLLGDALYTR
- the srp19 gene encoding signal recognition particle subunit SRP19; this encodes MVENVIWPAALDANCSRSEGRRVSLELAVEDPTVDEIARAVKQVGYDAVIERNKTYSREYEPRGRVLVQNADDAGKSDLLQAVAAYVGALRA
- a CDS encoding PGF-CTERM-anchored ABC transporter substrate-binding protein, which translates into the protein MRTRLFVVLAVLLVGLAPASAAPASATQQDQTECSFPLSATDATGANVTVEEEPERIVALQASTAQILWDIGAKEKVVGMPVQPYTAYLNGSEERTDVTTEEGAVDVEQVVALEPDVVIAPGAIADEQIEQLRDADVTVYKFASDNSVESIYDQIRLVGQLSGECEGADETATEMQEEVERIEDAVADEDRPSVLYTFYGFTAGNGTFIDNVITAAGGQNVAAEAGVEGYQEISEEQVVDQDPEWVVVPSDAPLPNGTAYESTTAYQENQTLTVDANLMNQAGPRVVQPMGELAEAFHPEAMAQAGDANATDTNGTDANATNDTANESGANESDGEDGSGAFGPGFGVAAAAVALVAGALLTLRRS